From the genome of Verrucomicrobiia bacterium, one region includes:
- a CDS encoding DUF11 domain-containing protein, with protein MKVDLPFIKVAPAPVRLAALTLLWLVGLTGCQPVRWTQSDSSTGMPLASPKGAAVQSPTPMASASTAAFAETTTAALQFKKSLPIKAEAGRTFIGELKLTARRSLTNLVVRDAIPVGAAWQRSEPPAVMEGNELVWQVDALRTGESLNFKTWFEANTNLVPRAAATVTAQPKVSAGLIVGSAGLALDASGPETAPLNADLTYHIQVRNTGSETVRGVMIRQAAPAGTNFSNEVNETTLDAGDLDPGQSKSFTTQLKAVQRGTICATTTAQSLNAPELNAEVCSTIIDPRLQVQGAGAKEQVVGRNVDYEITVTNVGDTPLTNVVISSVAPEEGFIVAAPGAVITGNQAAWTVAMLRPRGRVTKTIKLTSKNAGVSCATVTARAGTVTDATRLCTLWKGIPALTFELSDMPDPIQVGESTTYRIVLINQGSGELHNFKVQAVFDDLMLPISSPQGTINGQHVTFPTIALIKAQQSVTFTISVKGAMVGTSHNRVEVICDEIKAPILREESTTIY; from the coding sequence GTGAAAGTTGATCTTCCATTCATCAAGGTCGCGCCCGCGCCAGTCAGGCTGGCCGCGCTGACCCTGCTGTGGCTTGTCGGTCTGACGGGTTGCCAGCCCGTGCGCTGGACGCAATCCGATTCATCAACGGGAATGCCTCTGGCGTCGCCCAAAGGAGCGGCGGTTCAGAGTCCAACGCCCATGGCGTCGGCGTCAACCGCCGCCTTTGCGGAAACCACAACTGCCGCGTTGCAATTCAAAAAGTCGCTGCCGATTAAAGCGGAAGCTGGCCGCACTTTTATCGGCGAACTGAAACTTACCGCGCGCCGTTCGCTCACCAATCTTGTCGTGCGCGACGCGATCCCGGTCGGCGCCGCCTGGCAACGCAGCGAGCCGCCCGCGGTCATGGAAGGCAACGAGCTGGTTTGGCAGGTGGACGCGCTGCGCACCGGTGAAAGCTTGAACTTCAAAACCTGGTTCGAAGCGAACACTAATCTCGTGCCGCGCGCGGCGGCCACGGTCACGGCTCAGCCCAAAGTATCGGCGGGTCTGATCGTCGGCAGCGCGGGGTTGGCCTTGGATGCGAGCGGACCGGAAACGGCTCCGCTGAACGCGGACCTGACCTACCACATTCAAGTTCGGAACACCGGTTCGGAAACGGTTCGGGGCGTGATGATTCGTCAGGCGGCACCGGCAGGAACCAATTTCAGCAACGAGGTGAATGAAACCACGCTCGATGCCGGTGATCTTGATCCCGGTCAATCGAAGTCATTCACAACGCAACTCAAGGCCGTCCAGCGCGGAACCATTTGCGCCACCACCACCGCGCAGAGCCTTAATGCCCCCGAGTTGAACGCCGAGGTTTGCTCGACAATCATTGATCCGCGGCTTCAGGTGCAGGGCGCGGGCGCCAAGGAACAGGTGGTGGGTCGCAATGTTGATTATGAGATCACCGTAACGAATGTCGGTGATACGCCGTTGACCAACGTCGTCATCAGCAGCGTCGCGCCCGAGGAAGGTTTCATCGTGGCGGCACCCGGCGCGGTGATCACCGGGAATCAAGCGGCTTGGACCGTGGCCATGTTGCGACCGCGCGGTCGGGTGACGAAGACCATCAAGCTCACTTCCAAGAACGCTGGAGTCAGTTGCGCCACAGTGACCGCGAGGGCCGGGACGGTGACCGATGCCACCAGACTCTGCACGCTCTGGAAGGGGATTCCCGCGCTGACCTTCGAGCTTTCCGACATGCCCGATCCGATTCAGGTCGGCGAGAGCACCACCTACCGGATCGTTCTGATCAACCAAGGTTCAGGCGAATTGCACAACTTCAAGGTTCAGGCCGTTTTTGATGACTTGATGCTGCCCATCAGTTCGCCTCAGGGCACGATCAACGGACAGCACGTCACTTTTCCCACCATCGCCTTGATCAAGGCCCAGCAATCAGTCACCTTCACCATCTCGGTGAAGGGGGCGATGGTCGGCACCTCGCACAACCGCGTGGAAGTGATCTGCGACGAGATCAAAGCGCCGATCCTCCGCGAGGAAAGCACCACGATATACTAA
- a CDS encoding alkaline phosphatase family protein, with product MKRTAVINVVGLSESLLGEHTPRLNAFHARGALTRIEPAFPAVTCTAQSTYLTGLTPAEHGIVANGWYNRELAEVQFWKQSNRLVGGKKIWETLRETHPGFTCAKLFWWYNMYSTANWSITPRPMYPADGRKIFDIYTWPFSIREEIKRELGEFPFPAFWGPAAGVDSPQFKADAVSKWIAESAKWIERKYAPTLNLIYLPHLDYNLQRYGPSHPIIPSDLRRIDAIVGDLIDFFAKQSVQAVLLSEYGISAVDTPVHLNRLFRERGWLTVKEELGLELLDYGASRVFAVADHQVAHVYLNDLSLESEVRTLLEQQAGVAAVWGAAEKMRHGLNHPRAGDLIAVAQDRAWFTYYYWLDDRRAPDFARTVDIHRKPGYDPVELFLDPQIPLVKAKLAWRLLQKRLGFRMLMDVIPLDATLVKGSHGARPADPREWPVFIGDAADLQPAASLPAVGVHDRLRQLVLG from the coding sequence ATGAAACGCACGGCGGTCATCAACGTCGTCGGTCTATCGGAATCCCTGTTGGGCGAACATACGCCCCGACTCAACGCGTTTCATGCCCGTGGCGCGTTGACGCGCATCGAGCCGGCGTTCCCCGCCGTCACCTGCACCGCGCAATCCACTTACCTCACCGGATTGACGCCGGCCGAACACGGCATCGTGGCGAACGGCTGGTATAATCGCGAACTCGCCGAGGTGCAGTTCTGGAAGCAATCCAACCGGCTCGTGGGCGGAAAGAAAATCTGGGAGACGTTGCGCGAGACGCATCCCGGTTTCACCTGCGCAAAATTGTTCTGGTGGTATAACATGTATTCCACCGCCAATTGGTCCATCACGCCGCGTCCCATGTATCCGGCCGATGGTCGCAAAATTTTCGACATTTACACCTGGCCGTTTTCCATCCGCGAAGAAATCAAGCGCGAGTTGGGCGAGTTTCCGTTCCCAGCGTTTTGGGGGCCGGCGGCGGGAGTGGATTCGCCGCAATTCAAAGCAGATGCGGTGTCCAAGTGGATTGCGGAATCGGCTAAGTGGATTGAACGCAAATACGCGCCGACGTTGAACCTGATTTACCTGCCGCATCTGGATTACAACTTGCAGCGATATGGGCCGAGCCATCCCATCATCCCGTCGGACTTGCGCCGTATTGATGCCATCGTGGGTGACTTGATTGATTTCTTCGCCAAGCAATCGGTGCAAGCGGTGCTGCTGTCCGAATACGGTATCAGCGCGGTGGACACGCCGGTGCATTTGAATCGGCTCTTTCGCGAACGCGGCTGGCTGACGGTGAAGGAGGAACTTGGTCTCGAACTGCTCGATTACGGCGCGAGCCGCGTGTTTGCCGTGGCGGATCATCAGGTGGCGCACGTTTATTTGAACGACCTCTCGCTGGAATCCGAAGTGCGAACCCTGTTGGAACAGCAAGCCGGTGTTGCCGCCGTCTGGGGCGCCGCGGAGAAAATGCGGCACGGCTTGAATCATCCACGGGCTGGGGACTTGATTGCCGTGGCGCAAGATCGCGCGTGGTTCACGTATTATTACTGGCTGGACGATCGGCGCGCGCCGGATTTTGCGCGGACGGTGGATATTCACCGGAAGCCGGGTTACGATCCGGTGGAATTGTTTCTCGATCCCCAAATCCCGCTGGTGAAAGCGAAGCTTGCGTGGCGCTTGTTACAAAAACGACTGGGCTTCCGCATGTTGATGGATGTCATCCCGCTGGACGCCACATTGGTGAAAGGTTCGCACGGTGCGCGCCCGGCGGATCCACGCGAGTGGCCGGTGTTCATCGGTGATGCGGCTGATCTCCAACCCGCGGCGTCGCTGCCGGCCGTTGGCGTGCATGACCGCCTGCGACAATTGGTGCTGGGTTAA
- a CDS encoding 3-dehydroquinate synthase produces the protein MDLIERNIQVRWQHRVLFTDHIFDSQNPTLREELRRDHTGTPRRALVVVDAGLAGAQAGLIAAIETYFQTAAPDVTLVAPPQLCSGGEAVKASWAAVSDLHTAIDQYHIDRHSYLLAVGGGALLDMAGLAAATAHRGVRHVRIPTTTLSQCDSGVGVKNGINAFGKKNFIGTFAPPHAVINDFQLLATLGERDQRAGFVEAVKVACIRDREFFTALEADAAALAQFRPDAVRQLIRRCAELHVNHIATSGDPFEFGSARPLDFGHWAAHKLEQLSGFQLRHGEAVAIGIALDVIYARRAGFLAGTNSERVLQLLRKLGFALFHPDLQRDGLLLGLEEFREHLGGQLAITLLRDIGVGFEVNEMQVDLIRESIAELAQRFAA, from the coding sequence ATGGATTTAATCGAACGCAACATTCAGGTCAGATGGCAACACCGCGTGTTGTTCACCGACCATATTTTTGATTCCCAAAATCCCACCTTGCGGGAGGAGCTACGTCGCGACCATACCGGCACTCCACGTCGGGCGCTGGTGGTGGTGGATGCGGGTTTGGCGGGCGCGCAAGCGGGTTTGATCGCGGCCATTGAAACTTACTTTCAAACCGCCGCTCCGGACGTGACCCTGGTGGCGCCCCCGCAACTTTGTTCCGGCGGCGAAGCTGTCAAAGCGTCCTGGGCCGCGGTGAGCGATCTGCACACGGCCATTGATCAATACCACATTGACCGCCATTCGTATTTGTTGGCGGTGGGCGGCGGCGCGCTGTTGGACATGGCGGGACTTGCGGCGGCGACGGCGCATCGCGGCGTGCGACATGTCCGCATCCCGACGACGACCTTGAGCCAGTGCGATTCCGGCGTGGGCGTGAAAAACGGCATCAACGCGTTCGGCAAAAAAAACTTCATCGGCACCTTTGCGCCGCCTCACGCCGTCATCAATGATTTCCAACTGCTCGCCACGTTGGGCGAACGCGACCAGCGCGCGGGTTTCGTGGAAGCGGTCAAGGTGGCCTGTATTCGCGACCGTGAATTTTTCACCGCATTGGAAGCGGACGCCGCGGCGTTGGCCCAATTCCGACCCGACGCGGTGCGTCAATTGATCCGGCGTTGTGCCGAGTTGCACGTCAACCACATCGCCACGAGTGGCGATCCGTTTGAGTTTGGTTCGGCACGCCCGCTCGACTTTGGCCATTGGGCGGCGCACAAACTGGAGCAACTGTCCGGCTTCCAACTGCGTCACGGTGAAGCCGTGGCGATCGGGATTGCGCTGGACGTGATCTATGCGCGCCGCGCCGGATTTTTGGCCGGGACCAATTCCGAGCGCGTCCTGCAGTTGCTGCGGAAATTGGGCTTCGCGTTGTTTCATCCCGACCTGCAGCGTGACGGGTTGTTGCTGGGGCTGGAGGAATTCCGTGAGCATCTGGGCGGGCAACTGGCGATTACTCTGCTGCGCGATATCGGTGTGGGTTTCGAGGTGAACGAGATGCAGGTGGATTTGATCCGGGAATCCATTGCCGAACTGGCGCAACGCTTTGCGGCATGA
- a CDS encoding UbiA family prenyltransferase — MTRPPLRLHTLLVLGRTSNLPTVWSNCLAAWLISGAGNWYAFLWLGLGASLLYLGGMFLNDAFDVEFDRQFRSERPIPAGHISAWDVWWYGGLLLFIGWLLLFILSATVAGLALALVAAIIGYDAIHKRTEFAPFLMALCRFLLYLVAGAATLHELRFPVIGHGAALGAYIVGLSFVARGESKPGGAPVWPLLLVAAPLIANVWIEPVRHVWSWLAAVALLLWLIKCLWPLRRAAKPNVGRLVAALLAGIVLVDAAAVATLSFGALLGFAALFSLALLFQKVVPAT; from the coding sequence ATGACGCGGCCGCCGTTACGACTGCATACGCTGCTGGTTTTGGGGCGCACCTCCAACCTGCCAACGGTCTGGTCGAATTGTCTCGCGGCCTGGTTGATCAGCGGTGCGGGGAACTGGTATGCCTTCCTGTGGCTTGGTCTGGGCGCTTCGCTGTTATACCTCGGCGGCATGTTTTTGAACGACGCGTTCGACGTGGAGTTCGACCGACAATTTCGCAGTGAGCGACCGATTCCCGCCGGACACATTTCCGCGTGGGACGTTTGGTGGTACGGCGGTTTGCTGCTATTCATCGGCTGGCTGCTGCTGTTTATTTTGAGCGCGACCGTGGCGGGGCTGGCGTTGGCGTTGGTCGCGGCGATCATTGGCTACGACGCCATCCACAAACGCACCGAATTCGCCCCGTTCCTCATGGCGTTGTGTCGTTTCCTGCTCTACCTCGTGGCGGGAGCGGCCACGCTGCACGAGTTGCGATTTCCGGTGATTGGTCACGGCGCGGCGTTGGGCGCGTATATCGTGGGGTTGAGCTTCGTCGCGCGTGGCGAAAGCAAACCGGGAGGCGCGCCCGTATGGCCGTTGTTGCTGGTGGCGGCACCGTTGATCGCCAATGTTTGGATTGAACCCGTCCGCCATGTCTGGTCCTGGCTGGCGGCGGTGGCGCTGCTGCTCTGGTTGATCAAATGTCTCTGGCCGCTTCGGCGCGCGGCCAAACCGAACGTGGGCCGGCTCGTCGCGGCGCTGCTGGCCGGGATCGTATTGGTGGATGCGGCAGCGGTGGCGACTTTATCTTTTGGCGCCCTGCTGGGATTTGCCGCGTTGTTCAGTCTGGCGTTGTTGTTTCAAAAAGTGGTGCCGGCGACTTGA
- the eboE gene encoding metabolite traffic protein EboE: protein MILKHGLHLAYCTNIHRSETWAETFAALESATLRVKARVQPHGRYAIGLRLSDRASRELSDAPTLLQFQRWLDQHECYVFTINGFPFGQFHDVRVKEQVYRPDWTDPQRVEYTERLFRLLAQLVPVGMEGSVSTSPGSHKDFITTPEQETQMRAHFWRLVKFLGDLSEKSNRQLHLGVEPEPFGWFENTAETVQFFERLREDHPGDARLERYLGVNYDACHLAVEFEEPAAAIAQFQAHNIRISKIHFSSALRFAPTPEALSQLARFDEPVYLHQVIARKPDGQLVKFRDVAPALQSVAGRSLSAAEEWRVHFHVPLHWQPTGALSHTVDHVQGLLRLLQTQPQLCSHLEMETYTWAVMPEFLHSPDVVDQLVGEYEWTLRELAKHDLR from the coding sequence ATGATTCTTAAACACGGTCTGCATCTCGCTTATTGCACGAACATTCACCGCAGCGAAACGTGGGCGGAAACTTTCGCCGCGCTCGAATCCGCCACGTTGCGCGTCAAAGCCCGGGTGCAACCGCACGGTCGTTACGCCATCGGTCTGCGCCTCAGCGATCGGGCGTCGCGCGAGCTGTCCGACGCGCCAACCTTGCTTCAGTTCCAACGCTGGCTGGACCAACACGAGTGTTACGTTTTCACGATCAACGGGTTTCCGTTCGGCCAGTTTCACGATGTGCGTGTGAAGGAACAGGTTTATCGCCCGGACTGGACGGACCCGCAGCGGGTGGAATACACGGAACGCTTGTTTCGTCTGCTGGCGCAATTGGTGCCGGTGGGAATGGAAGGCAGCGTCAGCACTTCGCCCGGTTCGCACAAGGATTTCATCACTACGCCGGAACAGGAAACACAAATGCGCGCGCACTTCTGGCGGCTCGTGAAATTTCTCGGTGACCTAAGCGAGAAATCCAATCGGCAGTTGCATTTGGGGGTGGAACCCGAGCCGTTCGGCTGGTTTGAAAACACGGCCGAGACCGTGCAATTCTTCGAGCGATTGCGGGAGGATCATCCGGGTGATGCGCGATTGGAACGGTACTTGGGCGTGAACTACGATGCCTGCCATCTGGCGGTGGAGTTCGAGGAGCCCGCCGCCGCGATCGCGCAATTCCAGGCGCACAACATTCGGATCAGCAAAATCCATTTTAGCAGCGCGTTGCGATTCGCGCCCACTCCCGAGGCGCTGTCGCAGCTTGCGCGCTTTGACGAACCGGTTTATTTGCATCAGGTCATCGCGCGCAAACCGGACGGTCAGTTGGTGAAGTTTCGCGACGTCGCCCCCGCGTTGCAGAGCGTTGCCGGGCGGTCCTTGTCGGCGGCGGAAGAATGGCGCGTGCATTTTCACGTCCCTTTGCATTGGCAGCCCACCGGCGCGTTGAGCCACACGGTGGATCATGTGCAGGGTTTGTTGCGGTTGTTGCAGACTCAACCGCAATTATGTTCGCACCTCGAAATGGAAACCTACACCTGGGCGGTGATGCCGGAATTTCTGCACAGCCCCGACGTGGTGGATCAGTTGGTGGGCGAATACGAGTGGACCTTGCGTGAGCTGGCCAAACATGACTTGCGTTGA
- a CDS encoding TatD family hydrolase — MRYIEPHAHMVSRTTDDYQAMVVAGCAAVCEPAFWAGFDRSSAAGFYDYFCQLTEHEPRRAAKFGLPHYCWLCINPKEAEDVKLAQDVVALMPQFLERSNVLGIGEIGLNKNSRNELKVLELHVDLAARQNQLILVHTPHLEDKLKGTRLILDVLKADGRIKPERCLIDHVEEHTVKMVLDQGFWAGMTLYPETKCTAARAVDMIERYGSERLWMNSACDWGVSVPLAVPYAAQELRRRGHDAATIDRLVYQNPKRFLSQCSKFKLIEPTV, encoded by the coding sequence ATGCGATACATTGAACCTCATGCGCACATGGTGAGTCGCACCACGGACGATTATCAGGCGATGGTCGTGGCGGGTTGCGCGGCGGTGTGCGAACCCGCGTTCTGGGCCGGTTTCGACCGCAGCTCCGCCGCCGGCTTTTACGATTACTTTTGCCAGTTGACCGAACACGAACCGCGCCGCGCCGCGAAGTTCGGGCTGCCGCACTATTGTTGGTTGTGCATCAATCCCAAGGAAGCGGAGGACGTCAAGCTGGCGCAGGACGTCGTTGCGCTGATGCCGCAATTTCTGGAGCGAAGCAACGTGTTGGGCATCGGAGAAATTGGGCTGAACAAAAATTCGCGGAACGAACTCAAGGTGCTGGAATTGCACGTGGACCTGGCCGCGCGGCAGAATCAACTCATTCTCGTCCACACGCCGCACCTCGAGGACAAACTCAAGGGCACGCGGTTGATTTTGGATGTGCTGAAGGCGGACGGACGCATCAAACCTGAGCGTTGTCTGATTGATCATGTGGAAGAGCACACGGTGAAAATGGTGTTGGATCAGGGGTTCTGGGCCGGCATGACGTTGTATCCGGAAACCAAATGCACGGCGGCGCGCGCGGTGGATATGATCGAACGGTACGGCAGCGAGCGGTTATGGATGAACAGCGCTTGCGATTGGGGCGTGAGCGTGCCGCTGGCCGTTCCGTATGCCGCGCAGGAATTGCGGCGGCGCGGTCATGACGCCGCCACCATTGACCGGCTCGTATATCAAAATCCCAAACGCTTTCTCAGCCAATGTTCCAAGTTCAAGTTGATCGAACCTACCGTTTGA
- a CDS encoding WG repeat-containing protein — protein sequence MKLLNLPFQNPTWLSLALALLCGLPTYAANLYPVVVSDRGGYADREGALVVNPQFERAEAFAENLGAVRMGKRWGFVDDTGKMVVNAQFDAVSPFCEGLAAVKLGGRFGYIDREGKMVINPQFDGANRFSEGYAVVKQKRRYGYIDRTGNLIINPQFDNAGDFSGGLAAVELGDRYGFINNTGQFVINPQFDHAEAFSDGLAAIKLDRRWGFTKPSGEIVIQPQFDAVGAFSKNLAPARLDGRWGYVDPAGKFVINPQFDAALPFGKNLATVKFARRWGYINRDGKYVVNPQFDEAEPFYEGLARVKLDRKFGYINESGKYVWNPSK from the coding sequence ATGAAATTGTTGAACCTACCTTTCCAAAATCCGACCTGGCTGTCACTCGCACTGGCGCTGTTATGCGGTCTCCCCACGTATGCCGCCAATTTGTATCCCGTCGTCGTGAGCGACCGCGGGGGTTACGCCGATCGCGAAGGCGCCCTGGTGGTTAATCCGCAATTCGAGCGCGCGGAAGCGTTCGCCGAAAATCTGGGAGCGGTCCGCATGGGCAAGCGTTGGGGATTCGTTGACGACACCGGTAAAATGGTGGTCAACGCCCAATTCGACGCGGTGAGTCCGTTTTGTGAGGGCCTCGCGGCGGTCAAACTCGGCGGCCGTTTCGGTTATATTGATCGGGAGGGAAAAATGGTCATCAACCCGCAATTTGACGGCGCCAACCGATTTTCCGAAGGATACGCCGTCGTCAAACAAAAGCGGCGCTACGGCTATATTGATCGAACCGGCAACCTTATCATCAACCCGCAATTCGACAACGCGGGCGATTTCTCCGGCGGGCTGGCGGCGGTCGAGCTGGGCGATCGCTATGGATTCATCAACAACACGGGGCAGTTTGTCATCAACCCGCAGTTTGATCATGCGGAAGCTTTTTCCGATGGACTGGCGGCCATCAAATTGGACCGGCGCTGGGGCTTTACCAAACCGTCGGGCGAGATCGTGATTCAACCGCAATTCGACGCGGTGGGCGCGTTTTCAAAAAATCTCGCTCCCGCCCGTCTGGACGGACGTTGGGGTTACGTGGACCCGGCGGGGAAGTTCGTCATCAACCCGCAATTCGATGCCGCGCTGCCTTTCGGCAAAAATCTGGCCACGGTGAAATTCGCGCGGCGGTGGGGTTACATTAACCGCGACGGCAAGTACGTCGTCAATCCGCAATTTGACGAGGCCGAACCCTTCTACGAAGGATTGGCGCGCGTCAAACTGGATCGCAAATTCGGCTACATCAATGAGTCCGGCAAATACGTGTGGAATCCGAGCAAATAG
- a CDS encoding lysophospholipid acyltransferase family protein produces MTVPNSTQHWSGTGRLRGGPTGIAFFIKLIRWFGPTVAYGFAIPPALYFSFASPDVPATMDFHRRLMGPLPWWKRRWYVFKHFFAFGRAIIDRTAILAGNTRHFSFDFDGEHHLREAAAQGHGVLLLTAHVGNWEVAGQLLSRIGLPVSVTGFDREMPAIRAMLNRAQAEQKFQLIPLTGTATDAIPLVAALRRGEVVAMLGDRAYGGPTATVPFLGGMASLPVGAYVLAAIANAPAVQVFSLREAGGHYQFYGFPALNPYRPPHHERDAYLKKCAAQFAANLESVVRRDPFQWYNFYPFWDTPPAAPVLAKSSAPASTFPPSVTHPAK; encoded by the coding sequence ATGACGGTGCCGAATTCCACGCAACATTGGTCGGGCACCGGGCGGCTGCGGGGCGGGCCAACGGGGATCGCGTTCTTCATCAAGTTGATTCGCTGGTTCGGCCCAACGGTCGCCTACGGCTTCGCCATTCCGCCCGCGTTGTATTTCAGCTTTGCCTCGCCCGACGTGCCGGCCACGATGGATTTTCATCGGCGTCTGATGGGGCCGCTGCCGTGGTGGAAGCGCCGCTGGTACGTGTTCAAACATTTCTTCGCGTTCGGTCGCGCCATCATTGATCGCACCGCCATTCTGGCCGGCAATACGCGGCACTTCAGTTTCGACTTTGATGGCGAGCATCATCTGCGCGAGGCGGCCGCCCAAGGCCACGGCGTCTTGTTGTTGACGGCGCACGTTGGCAACTGGGAAGTCGCGGGACAACTGCTCTCCCGCATCGGCTTGCCCGTGAGCGTCACGGGGTTTGATCGGGAAATGCCGGCCATTCGCGCCATGCTCAACCGCGCGCAGGCGGAACAAAAATTCCAGCTCATTCCCCTGACCGGCACCGCCACGGACGCGATTCCATTGGTGGCGGCGTTGCGCCGCGGCGAAGTCGTGGCCATGCTGGGCGACCGCGCTTATGGCGGGCCGACGGCCACCGTGCCGTTTTTGGGGGGCATGGCCTCGCTACCCGTTGGCGCGTACGTGCTGGCCGCGATTGCCAATGCGCCCGCCGTGCAGGTTTTCAGTCTGCGCGAAGCCGGCGGCCATTATCAGTTCTACGGGTTTCCGGCGTTAAACCCGTATCGCCCGCCGCATCACGAACGGGATGCGTATCTCAAAAAATGCGCCGCGCAATTCGCCGCCAACCTCGAATCCGTCGTCAGGCGCGATCCCTTCCAGTGGTACAATTTCTATCCGTTCTGGGATACGCCGCCCGCCGCTCCGGTGCTCGCCAAAAGTTCGGCCCCCGCTTCCACCTTTCCGCCGTCCGTCACCCATCCGGCGAAGTAG
- a CDS encoding beta-ketoacyl-[acyl-carrier-protein] synthase family protein, producing MRDATTTTSAALAGWGLVCATGNGAAPLRNALQHNRSALAVDSRFSRALFQTNMVGTAPQEVTDDPAWQFATTALHEAVRASESVLRTIPAERLGLVLSTTKANIEALERIADGRACSAPARRHLQADLLAADLAAEFGARGPVQNVSNACVSGLIALVQGAKLIRRGVADAVLVIGVDHLSAFVVSGFSTLKAIDPDGCRPFDQNRRGLSPGEAGAAMVLVRADLAAPQSVYIRGWGSSNDANHMTGPSRDGAGLAQAIRVALRASDLAPTQIDYINAHGTGTQYNDAMESAALLSVFGDAIPPVSGLKGMFGHTLGAAGVLETIACAMSLQEKFLPGTPRLEHAAAGFPASLIKTPRPAPHLKRILKLNTGFGGMNGALILEQA from the coding sequence ATGCGTGACGCCACCACAACGACGAGCGCCGCGTTGGCCGGTTGGGGACTGGTCTGCGCCACGGGTAACGGTGCGGCGCCGTTGCGCAACGCGTTGCAACACAACCGAAGCGCTCTCGCCGTGGATTCCCGGTTTTCGCGGGCACTATTTCAAACGAACATGGTCGGCACCGCCCCGCAGGAAGTCACTGACGACCCGGCCTGGCAATTCGCCACCACCGCGCTTCACGAAGCCGTTCGCGCCAGTGAATCCGTCCTGCGCACGATCCCGGCGGAACGGCTCGGCCTGGTGCTTTCAACCACCAAGGCCAACATTGAAGCGTTGGAACGCATCGCGGACGGACGAGCGTGTTCGGCGCCCGCCCGCCGCCATTTGCAGGCGGATTTGCTGGCCGCAGATCTGGCCGCTGAATTTGGCGCGCGCGGTCCGGTGCAAAATGTTTCCAACGCGTGCGTCTCGGGGCTGATCGCCCTGGTGCAGGGCGCCAAGTTGATTCGACGCGGTGTCGCGGACGCGGTGTTGGTGATTGGCGTGGATCATCTCTCAGCTTTTGTCGTGAGCGGTTTCAGCACGCTGAAGGCAATTGATCCCGACGGCTGCCGGCCTTTTGATCAGAATCGCCGTGGATTAAGTCCGGGCGAAGCGGGCGCGGCAATGGTGTTGGTGCGCGCCGATCTGGCGGCTCCGCAATCGGTGTACATTCGCGGCTGGGGTTCGAGCAATGACGCCAATCACATGACCGGACCATCGCGTGACGGCGCCGGGCTGGCCCAGGCCATCCGCGTGGCGCTGCGCGCGAGCGACCTCGCTCCCACGCAGATTGATTACATCAACGCGCACGGCACCGGGACGCAATACAACGACGCCATGGAATCGGCGGCGCTGCTTTCCGTCTTTGGCGACGCCATCCCGCCGGTGAGTGGTTTGAAGGGAATGTTTGGACACACGCTGGGCGCGGCGGGAGTTCTGGAAACCATCGCCTGCGCCATGTCGTTGCAGGAAAAATTTCTGCCCGGCACGCCGCGACTGGAGCACGCAGCCGCCGGCTTTCCCGCCAGTTTGATTAAAACCCCGCGCCCCGCGCCGCACCTCAAGCGCATCCTGAAACTCAACACCGGTTTTGGCGGAATGAACGGCGCGCTCATTCTGGAACAAGCATGA
- a CDS encoding phosphopantetheine-binding protein — translation MAIATTELKQRIIEALNLQDITPEQIDDEAPLFGTGLGLDSIDALELVVMLEKHYGIVIKDIEEGRPAFRSVRTLADFIEARRPAA, via the coding sequence ATGGCCATTGCAACGACGGAATTAAAGCAGCGAATTATTGAAGCCCTGAACCTGCAGGATATCACCCCCGAGCAGATTGATGACGAGGCGCCACTCTTCGGCACGGGTCTGGGGTTGGATTCGATTGACGCACTGGAACTCGTCGTGATGCTGGAGAAACACTACGGCATTGTGATCAAAGACATCGAGGAAGGGCGGCCGGCCTTCCGCTCCGTCCGCACTTTGGCCGACTTCATTGAAGCCCGGCGACCGGCTGCCTAG